One Ignavibacterium album JCM 16511 genomic region harbors:
- a CDS encoding PAS domain-containing sensor histidine kinase — MSNILEKDKIRELLLEHFDHRALLQFGDWRELFLSFFDLAQELIFILNSEGFVVAVNNYGCKELEYSPVEVIGKHFTDFINSENMAAATDMIDKALKDGSASLDVHLISKFEVPKLFGLNLRTVRNGEKIAGLLGTGKNITDVKKLKDELNDLKPKMIELERLINLERSRVLQQKSVLEELNKMKNEFMSNISHELRTPLASIVGFSETIASDPNMPDEMKIEFNYIILNEGKRLARLINEVLELSRMETGKIVLSKSRIDIVRTLRKVIDEFVNQAVEKNITLSVELPSAELLIDADEERLSMALRAVLNNAIKFTKEFGRVKIILNNLFREVEIIVADTGIGIPQDQLPHIFQKFHKANRPIEEVEGVGVGLVFVKQIVDLHKGLINIQSEEHKGTTVIIRLLKNIKDKN; from the coding sequence ATGAGCAACATTTTGGAAAAAGATAAAATACGGGAACTACTATTAGAACATTTTGATCATCGGGCTTTGTTACAATTTGGAGATTGGAGAGAGTTATTTCTCAGCTTCTTCGATTTAGCTCAGGAATTAATATTCATTCTTAACTCCGAAGGGTTTGTGGTTGCTGTAAATAACTATGGATGTAAAGAACTTGAATACTCTCCTGTTGAAGTAATTGGAAAACACTTCACAGATTTTATTAATTCAGAGAATATGGCTGCTGCAACAGATATGATTGATAAAGCACTTAAAGATGGTTCAGCATCACTCGATGTTCATCTTATTTCCAAATTTGAGGTCCCAAAATTATTTGGGTTGAATCTGCGTACAGTTAGAAATGGTGAAAAGATTGCCGGACTTTTAGGAACAGGGAAAAACATAACTGATGTCAAAAAACTTAAAGATGAACTCAATGATCTGAAGCCCAAAATGATTGAACTTGAAAGATTGATTAATCTTGAGCGATCAAGAGTTCTTCAGCAAAAATCTGTTTTGGAAGAATTAAACAAGATGAAAAATGAATTTATGTCTAATATCTCTCACGAACTGCGAACACCGCTTGCTTCAATAGTTGGGTTCTCTGAAACAATCGCTTCTGATCCGAATATGCCCGATGAAATGAAAATAGAATTCAATTATATAATTCTTAATGAAGGTAAAAGACTTGCAAGATTGATTAACGAAGTTCTTGAACTTTCCAGAATGGAAACCGGAAAGATTGTACTTAGTAAATCCAGGATTGACATTGTTCGCACTCTTCGTAAAGTTATTGATGAATTTGTAAATCAGGCAGTGGAAAAAAATATTACGCTTAGTGTCGAACTTCCGTCTGCCGAATTATTGATTGACGCCGATGAAGAAAGATTAAGTATGGCATTAAGAGCAGTTCTTAATAATGCAATTAAGTTTACCAAAGAATTCGGTCGTGTAAAAATTATTCTTAACAATCTTTTCAGAGAGGTGGAAATAATTGTTGCTGACACGGGAATTGGTATTCCGCAAGACCAATTGCCGCATATTTTTCAGAAATTTCACAAAGCAAATCGCCCCATTGAAGAAGTTGAAGGCGTTGGAGTAGGATTGGTTTTTGTAAAACAAATTGTAGATTTGCATAAAGGATTAATCAATATTCAAAGCGAAGAGCATAAAGGAACAACAGTAATTATTCGATTATTAAAAAACATAAAGGATAAAAATTAA
- a CDS encoding 4-hydroxy-3-methylbut-2-enyl diphosphate reductase: protein MKKFDIPQFYRSSFITRMKNARKDLDPRKKDFSPTKLDFGAVRFLLARHFGFCYGVENAIEIAYKTIEENPDKRIFLLSEMIHNPGVNLDLQKLGVKFLMDTAGNHLIDWSELTKDDIVIIPAFGTTLEIEQKLNELGIDPYRYNTTCPFVEKVWNRSEQLGKQNYTVIIHGKHYHEETRATFSHSKTNAPSVIVRDINEAKILASFILDEKPSEEFYKIFAGKYSENFNVKKDLARVGVVNQTTMLATETQEIADLLKSTMVKKYGSENLKDHFADTRDTLCYATNDNQEATYALLKEPADFAIVVGGYNSSNTSHIVELCEEKLPTYFISSEEKIISSTQIKHFDIHSHQEKITNDFIPAKDKVDIILTSGASCPDAVVEAVLRKVHSFFPSAKEIEKVIEEIIK, encoded by the coding sequence ATGAAAAAATTTGATATACCTCAGTTTTACAGAAGTTCATTTATCACAAGAATGAAAAACGCAAGAAAAGATCTAGATCCTCGTAAAAAAGATTTCTCACCAACTAAACTAGATTTTGGTGCTGTGAGATTTTTATTGGCAAGACATTTTGGATTTTGCTATGGTGTAGAGAATGCAATTGAAATAGCTTACAAAACAATTGAAGAAAATCCTGATAAAAGAATTTTCCTTCTGAGCGAGATGATACACAATCCGGGTGTTAATCTCGACCTGCAAAAACTGGGAGTAAAATTTTTAATGGATACTGCGGGAAATCATCTGATTGATTGGAGCGAATTAACAAAAGATGATATTGTTATTATTCCTGCATTTGGAACAACCCTGGAAATTGAGCAGAAGTTAAATGAACTTGGAATTGACCCATATCGTTACAACACAACTTGTCCGTTTGTTGAAAAAGTCTGGAACCGAAGCGAGCAGCTTGGAAAGCAAAATTATACAGTAATTATTCACGGTAAACACTATCACGAAGAAACAAGAGCAACATTTTCTCATAGCAAAACTAATGCGCCTTCTGTAATTGTAAGAGATATCAACGAAGCAAAAATTCTTGCCTCATTTATTCTGGATGAAAAACCATCTGAAGAATTTTATAAAATTTTTGCAGGTAAGTATTCTGAAAATTTTAATGTAAAAAAAGATTTGGCAAGAGTTGGAGTTGTAAACCAGACAACTATGCTTGCAACAGAAACTCAGGAAATTGCAGATCTGCTTAAATCTACTATGGTGAAAAAATATGGTAGTGAAAATCTGAAAGATCATTTTGCTGATACCCGTGATACTCTCTGCTATGCAACAAATGATAATCAGGAAGCAACTTATGCTCTTTTGAAAGAACCAGCTGACTTTGCGATCGTTGTTGGAGGTTATAACAGTTCAAATACATCTCACATTGTTGAACTATGCGAGGAGAAGCTTCCAACCTATTTTATTTCTTCGGAAGAAAAAATTATTTCCTCAACTCAGATAAAACATTTTGATATTCACTCTCATCAGGAAAAAATTACCAACGATTTCATTCCAGCTAAAGACAAAGTTGATATTATTTTAACAAGCGGGGCAAGCTGTCCCGATGCAGTTGTTGAAGCAGTATTAAGAAAAGTTCATTCATTTTTCCCGTCTGCAAAAGAAATTGAAAAAGTGATTGAAGAAATCATAAAATGA
- a CDS encoding NAD(P)H-dependent flavin oxidoreductase, giving the protein MKTKITELFNIDYPIIQAGMVWVSGWKLASAVSNCGGLGLIGSGSMKPDLLREHIRKCKAATINPFGVNIPLLRGDAEELVKVTIEEGVKIVFTSAGHPKKFAREFKENGVKLIHVVPNVKYGLKAQEAGCDAVVGEGVEAGGHNGADQITTFALIPQLVDALEIPVIAAGGIADGRGIVAALALGADGVQIGTRFAATVESSAHDNYKRKILEAKDNDTVLAFKKIGLVRMIKNDFAMRAIKAEEECWDEEKLKDLLGSKRERAGIFEGDEIEGELEAGQGVGLINDIPSVNELMGRLLNEYHSTLKRINSINLS; this is encoded by the coding sequence ATGAAAACTAAAATTACAGAACTGTTTAATATAGATTACCCTATTATTCAGGCGGGAATGGTTTGGGTTTCCGGATGGAAACTTGCTTCTGCGGTTTCAAATTGTGGCGGACTCGGTTTAATAGGTTCCGGTTCAATGAAACCAGATTTATTGAGAGAACATATTCGTAAATGCAAAGCAGCTACGATAAATCCTTTTGGAGTTAATATTCCCTTGCTTCGCGGAGATGCTGAAGAACTTGTGAAAGTAACCATCGAAGAAGGAGTCAAAATAGTATTTACTTCAGCAGGTCATCCGAAAAAATTTGCCAGAGAATTCAAAGAAAATGGAGTAAAACTGATTCATGTTGTGCCTAATGTTAAATATGGACTGAAAGCTCAGGAAGCTGGTTGCGATGCTGTTGTTGGCGAAGGTGTTGAAGCCGGAGGTCATAATGGAGCTGATCAGATTACTACATTTGCTTTAATACCACAATTAGTTGATGCCCTTGAAATCCCGGTGATTGCAGCCGGCGGGATTGCCGATGGAAGAGGAATAGTTGCTGCTTTAGCTTTGGGAGCTGATGGTGTTCAAATAGGGACTCGTTTCGCTGCAACTGTTGAATCTTCTGCTCACGATAACTATAAAAGAAAAATTCTGGAAGCAAAGGACAATGATACTGTTCTTGCATTTAAGAAAATTGGTTTGGTAAGAATGATTAAAAATGATTTTGCGATGCGTGCAATTAAAGCAGAAGAAGAATGCTGGGATGAGGAGAAATTAAAAGATTTACTTGGAAGCAAAAGAGAGCGTGCAGGAATTTTTGAAGGTGATGAAATTGAAGGAGAGCTTGAAGCCGGACAGGGTGTTGGATTGATAAACGACATTCCTTCTGTTAATGAATTGATGGGAAGGTTGCTAAATGAATATCACTCCACTCTAAAAAGAATAAATTCAATAAACCTCAGTTAG
- the prfA gene encoding peptide chain release factor 1: protein MNFLDKLEKVKQRYDQINELYSNPEYINNPEKMIALNKEKSEIEDVVQVYEKYVKILKDIEGNKEIINNSTEKELVDMAYAEMDELNAQKEKLEEEIKVLLLPKDPNDDKNVIMEIRAGTGGEEAALFANDLFRMYTRYAEIRGWKYEIIDLNETGLGGIKEVILSVSGDNVYGDLKYESGVHRVQRVPETEASGRVHTSAASVAVLPEVEDVEVEINPNDLKIDIFRSGGAGGQNVNKVETAVRITHLPTGIVVQCQDERSQLKNRQKAMKVLKARLYDMEMRKQMEQISAQRKSQVRSGDRSEKIRTYNFPQNRVTDHRIGLTLYNLSNIMEGQLDNLIEQLKLADKAEKLQAAEFH, encoded by the coding sequence ATGAATTTTTTAGATAAACTTGAAAAAGTTAAACAAAGATACGATCAGATTAACGAATTATATTCGAATCCTGAGTATATCAACAATCCTGAAAAGATGATTGCTTTGAATAAAGAGAAAAGCGAAATAGAAGATGTTGTTCAGGTTTATGAAAAATATGTTAAAATTCTGAAGGACATTGAAGGGAATAAAGAGATAATAAATAATTCAACGGAAAAAGAATTAGTTGATATGGCTTATGCAGAAATGGATGAACTTAACGCGCAGAAAGAAAAACTTGAAGAAGAAATAAAAGTATTGCTCTTGCCAAAAGATCCCAATGACGATAAAAATGTTATTATGGAAATCAGAGCCGGAACAGGTGGTGAAGAAGCCGCTCTTTTTGCTAATGATTTGTTCAGAATGTACACTCGTTATGCTGAAATAAGAGGTTGGAAATATGAAATAATAGATTTGAATGAAACAGGTCTTGGTGGAATTAAAGAGGTTATTTTGTCTGTTAGCGGTGATAATGTTTATGGAGATTTAAAATACGAATCAGGTGTTCATCGGGTTCAACGCGTACCTGAAACGGAAGCAAGCGGAAGAGTTCACACATCTGCAGCATCAGTAGCAGTGTTACCGGAAGTTGAGGATGTTGAAGTGGAAATAAATCCTAACGATCTTAAGATCGACATATTTCGTTCCGGTGGTGCCGGAGGACAGAATGTCAATAAAGTTGAAACTGCTGTTCGGATTACTCACTTACCAACAGGCATAGTTGTTCAATGTCAGGATGAAAGATCACAATTAAAGAACAGACAGAAAGCAATGAAAGTTTTGAAAGCAAGACTTTATGATATGGAAATGCGTAAACAGATGGAACAAATTTCGGCTCAGAGAAAGTCTCAGGTCAGAAGTGGTGATCGTAGTGAAAAAATCAGAACATATAATTTTCCTCAAAACAGGGTTACTGACCACAGAATTGGCCTGACATTATACAATCTTTCGAATATTATGGAAGGGCAGTTGGATAATTTGATTGAGCAGTTGAAATTAGCAGATAAGGCAGAAAAACTTCAGGCAGCTGAATTTCATTAA
- a CDS encoding response regulator → MRDAEKKSILVIDDDVTIRKLITHHLKLNNYLTHEAKNAEEAFQILNKAHIDLVLSDVTMDEMDGFEFCEKVRSNEKHRFLPFVFVTAKNTLEDKFKAIESGGDDIITKPFDIKELILKVQALLKRTEIYRTYGLKKSIQTTFTERKTKILFVDDDPTITKLFKYNLESAGFDCNTVNSVDEALKVAKHFHPDIIISDIMMPGTNGYDFRKKLLEDDELKNVPFIFLTAKATDEDILEGYDLGITDYVVKTAGPKIVIAKVSAIIRSLKDERNKAISELHQAASSLGAKVVPDNAPTFNGFEIKQWHIPYRGIPGGDFIDYYKVDDNNLIIILGDVMGKKWGAWYFAFAYAGYIRSSIRGTLQSVDAYSPAEILNRVNDAVYQDSKISEVFVAISVVLINNKTFELKYCGAGDVPLILKENQSKQIKKISSDGLLLGFNKKGNYSDTLLKLKNGDVIVMMTDGITESRSKEGKQFGESKLDSVLISDEFDKSPMEKLKEEFIDFTNQNFEDDISLISIKLKD, encoded by the coding sequence ATGAGAGATGCTGAGAAGAAATCCATTTTAGTAATTGATGACGATGTTACAATCCGGAAACTTATTACACACCATCTTAAGTTAAACAACTATCTGACACACGAGGCAAAAAATGCCGAAGAGGCTTTTCAGATTTTGAATAAAGCTCATATTGATTTGGTTCTTTCTGATGTAACAATGGATGAAATGGATGGATTTGAATTTTGTGAAAAAGTTCGCAGCAACGAAAAACACAGATTTTTACCATTCGTCTTTGTTACAGCAAAAAATACTCTTGAAGATAAATTCAAAGCTATTGAATCCGGCGGCGATGATATCATAACAAAACCATTCGATATCAAAGAACTGATTCTTAAAGTTCAGGCACTTCTAAAACGAACAGAAATTTATCGCACTTATGGATTAAAGAAAAGCATTCAAACCACATTTACAGAAAGAAAAACAAAAATACTTTTTGTTGACGATGATCCGACAATTACAAAACTCTTTAAATACAACTTAGAATCGGCAGGATTCGATTGCAACACTGTCAATAGTGTTGATGAAGCTCTAAAGGTTGCCAAACATTTCCATCCCGACATTATTATTTCTGACATAATGATGCCAGGCACTAATGGTTATGATTTCAGAAAAAAATTACTTGAAGATGATGAGTTAAAAAATGTTCCTTTCATTTTTCTGACAGCAAAAGCTACAGATGAAGATATTCTTGAAGGATATGATTTAGGAATTACGGACTATGTAGTTAAAACTGCAGGACCTAAAATTGTAATTGCAAAAGTCTCTGCAATAATCAGAAGTCTGAAAGATGAACGAAACAAAGCCATTTCCGAATTGCATCAGGCAGCATCTTCATTAGGAGCAAAAGTTGTTCCGGATAACGCACCGACATTTAACGGATTTGAAATTAAGCAATGGCATATTCCTTATCGTGGAATTCCTGGTGGTGATTTTATTGACTACTACAAAGTTGATGATAATAACTTGATTATTATACTTGGCGATGTAATGGGTAAAAAATGGGGTGCATGGTATTTTGCTTTTGCTTATGCCGGATACATCAGAAGCTCTATACGAGGTACACTTCAGTCTGTTGATGCATATTCTCCTGCTGAAATTCTTAATCGTGTTAATGATGCAGTTTATCAGGATTCCAAGATTTCCGAAGTATTTGTGGCAATATCTGTTGTGCTGATTAATAATAAAACTTTCGAATTAAAATATTGTGGAGCCGGCGATGTGCCATTGATATTGAAGGAAAACCAATCAAAGCAAATAAAAAAAATCAGCTCTGATGGTCTTTTACTCGGATTTAACAAGAAAGGAAATTATTCAGATACTCTGTTGAAACTTAAAAACGGTGATGTTATTGTTATGATGACTGACGGAATAACTGAATCCAGAAGTAAAGAAGGAAAGCAATTCGGTGAAAGTAAACTTGATAGTGTTTTAATTTCGGATGAATTTGACAAATCACCTATGGAAAAATTAAAAGAAGAATTTATCGATTTTACTAATCAAAATTTTGAGGACGATATAAGTTTAATTTCAATCAAATTAAAGGATTAA
- a CDS encoding sigma-54-dependent transcriptional regulator, whose translation MEKLIFIVDDEQAISKLLTYWVRDKWKYNAESFATGEDVLKNLHKRPDVVLLDIMLPGLDGIETLKRIKAFDENLPVIMLSAQGSIEVAVDSLKFGAYDYFTKPIDQQKLELAIKNAIKSYDLTKELQNLKENVKQTYSFDNIISADGKMQDVFKLVSKVLDNDISVLIYGESGTGKELIARAIHYNGRRKDRPFIAVNCASIPRELLESELFGHERGSFTGAHQRKLGKFEVARGGTIFLDEVGELEMVLQAKLLRVIQQKEFERVGGTEIIKTDVRIISATNKDLKKAVENKEFREDLFYRLNSFPIHIPPLRQRRGDILILAEHFLKKFNDKLGKNCKGFTRRALKLIYDYSWPGNVREMENTIERCLIISEGEMIDVEDLPPHIRTEDYPAGFDFAGPLFTDDTIIPFEKLKEEAIRHALKVTDGNIVEAAKKLQLGRATIYRLMDKYGIEH comes from the coding sequence TTGGAAAAACTTATTTTTATTGTTGATGACGAACAGGCAATTTCCAAACTGCTAACATATTGGGTTAGAGACAAATGGAAATACAATGCCGAATCATTTGCTACAGGGGAAGATGTTCTTAAAAATTTACACAAGCGTCCGGATGTTGTTCTTCTTGATATTATGTTGCCCGGATTGGATGGCATCGAAACACTGAAGCGAATAAAAGCTTTTGATGAAAATTTGCCCGTGATAATGCTTTCTGCTCAAGGCAGCATTGAAGTTGCTGTTGATTCGCTTAAATTCGGTGCTTACGATTACTTTACAAAACCAATTGACCAGCAGAAACTTGAACTTGCAATTAAAAATGCTATCAAGAGTTATGACCTCACAAAGGAATTACAGAACCTTAAAGAAAATGTTAAACAGACATACAGTTTTGATAACATCATTTCTGCTGATGGAAAAATGCAGGATGTTTTCAAACTTGTATCGAAAGTTCTTGATAACGACATATCAGTTTTAATTTATGGAGAAAGCGGAACAGGAAAAGAACTAATTGCAAGAGCTATACATTATAACGGTAGAAGAAAAGACAGACCTTTTATTGCAGTGAATTGCGCATCAATTCCAAGAGAGTTACTTGAAAGTGAATTGTTCGGACACGAAAGAGGTTCTTTCACCGGTGCTCATCAGAGAAAGCTTGGTAAATTTGAAGTAGCCAGAGGCGGTACAATCTTTCTTGATGAAGTGGGTGAACTCGAAATGGTTTTACAGGCAAAACTTCTTCGTGTAATTCAACAGAAGGAATTTGAAAGAGTTGGTGGTACAGAGATAATTAAAACTGATGTTCGTATAATTTCGGCAACGAATAAAGACCTCAAGAAAGCTGTTGAGAATAAAGAATTCCGTGAAGATCTTTTTTACAGACTGAATTCGTTTCCTATTCATATTCCGCCTTTAAGACAAAGACGAGGAGATATACTAATTCTCGCAGAACATTTTCTTAAAAAGTTCAATGATAAACTTGGGAAAAATTGCAAAGGATTTACACGTAGAGCACTCAAACTTATTTATGATTACAGCTGGCCCGGAAATGTACGCGAAATGGAAAACACAATTGAACGATGCCTTATAATATCCGAAGGTGAAATGATTGATGTTGAAGATCTTCCGCCGCACATCAGAACCGAAGATTATCCGGCAGGTTTTGATTTTGCTGGACCATTATTCACTGACGACACAATAATTCCGTTTGAAAAATTAAAAGAAGAAGCTATCAGACATGCTCTTAAAGTAACCGACGGTAACATTGTTGAGGCAGCCAAAAAGCTTCAACTTGGCAGGGCAACCATCTATCGTCTGATGGATAAATATGGTATTGAACATTAA
- a CDS encoding STAS domain-containing protein, with the protein MYIEKKNIGDVLIETINLHRATLREAEEFKQQLTEDIELGNRKIILDLSACEFIDSTFLGALVVSLKKVTNLGGDLRLVGFQPAVKSMFELTRMHRVFENFGSVEEAVNSFGN; encoded by the coding sequence ATGTACATTGAGAAAAAAAATATCGGTGATGTCCTTATTGAAACGATAAATCTTCATCGCGCAACACTTCGCGAAGCCGAAGAATTTAAACAACAACTTACCGAAGATATTGAACTTGGAAACCGGAAAATCATTTTGGATCTTTCTGCCTGCGAATTTATAGATTCAACTTTTCTTGGCGCACTTGTAGTTTCTCTTAAAAAAGTTACTAATCTTGGCGGCGATTTAAGACTTGTTGGGTTTCAGCCCGCAGTCAAATCAATGTTTGAGCTTACCAGAATGCACAGAGTATTTGAAAATTTCGGTTCTGTTGAAGAAGCTGTTAACAGTTTCGGTAACTAG